One genomic region from uncultured Cohaesibacter sp. encodes:
- a CDS encoding glycosyltransferase family 2 protein yields the protein MLSTLPPLNHTLEVSVVIPCKNERENLAFLIDEVHAALKERAFELIIVDDGSTDDTGPFLKEAAATRPWLRHVRHEASCGQSNAVRTGLLLAKGEFIATLDGDGQNDPAFFPQMIDALKAGGPDHALAAGQRMKRTDGFVKKHGSRLANKIRQSMLKDNTRDSGCGLKVIRRQVFLNLPFFEAWHRFLPALVVREGLKVVHIDVIDRGRSHGVSKYGIFDRLWVGIIDLFGVLWLRKRRKKIPVITEIDLSPNTSSEASGNDQH from the coding sequence ATGCTATCCACCTTGCCACCGCTCAATCACACCCTAGAAGTCAGTGTGGTTATTCCATGCAAGAATGAAAGAGAGAATCTGGCTTTTCTCATCGACGAAGTGCATGCAGCCCTTAAAGAGCGCGCATTCGAGCTGATTATCGTGGATGATGGCTCGACAGACGATACCGGCCCTTTTCTGAAAGAAGCGGCAGCGACCCGACCATGGCTGCGTCACGTGCGTCACGAAGCCTCCTGCGGGCAGTCTAACGCCGTTCGTACGGGGCTTCTGCTCGCCAAGGGGGAATTCATCGCGACCCTTGACGGTGATGGCCAGAATGATCCGGCCTTCTTCCCCCAAATGATTGACGCCCTCAAAGCAGGCGGTCCCGATCACGCTCTGGCTGCAGGGCAGCGTATGAAACGTACGGATGGCTTTGTCAAAAAGCATGGCTCACGCCTTGCGAACAAGATCCGCCAGTCCATGCTCAAGGACAACACCCGCGATTCCGGATGCGGTCTCAAGGTTATCCGCCGGCAGGTTTTTCTCAATCTGCCATTCTTTGAAGCATGGCACCGTTTTCTGCCCGCCCTTGTCGTACGCGAGGGATTGAAGGTGGTCCATATCGATGTGATCGACCGCGGACGCAGTCACGGCGTTTCCAAATATGGTATTTTCGATCGCCTTTGGGTTGGCATCATCGACCTGTTTGGTGTTCTCTGGCTGCGCAAGCGCCGTAAGAAGATTCCGGTTATCACCGAAATCGACCTCAGCCCCAACACCTCTTCAGAAGCCTCCGGCAATGATCAGCACTAA
- a CDS encoding amino acid ABC transporter substrate-binding protein → MKKVLISVLMGSAMAVGASAASATTLEDVKAKGAVQCGVSQGLPGFSNPDDQGNWTGIDVDVCRAVAAAVFGDATAVKYTPLSAKERFTALQSSEIDLLSRNTTWTMTRDTSLGLNFAGVNYYDGQGFMVRESLGITSALELDGASVCTNTGTTTELNVTDYFRSHDMQLELVQFEKSDEVVQAYDSGRCDVYTTDASGLYAQRLKLTNPDEHIVLPEIISKEPLGPVVRQGDDEWFNIVKWSLFAMINAEELGVSSANVDEMKESKNPAIRRLVGVEGAFGENIGLSNDWAYNIIKQVGNYAEIFDNNVGPDTPLKISRGVNALWSNGGFQYAPPIR, encoded by the coding sequence ATGAAGAAAGTTCTTATTTCCGTACTTATGGGTTCTGCCATGGCTGTAGGCGCGTCCGCTGCCAGCGCAACAACCCTTGAAGATGTTAAAGCCAAAGGCGCTGTTCAGTGCGGTGTTAGCCAGGGTCTGCCAGGCTTCTCCAACCCGGACGATCAGGGCAACTGGACCGGCATCGACGTTGACGTTTGCCGCGCTGTTGCTGCTGCCGTATTTGGCGATGCTACTGCTGTTAAATACACCCCGCTGTCTGCTAAAGAGCGTTTCACTGCTCTGCAGTCCAGCGAAATTGATCTTCTTTCCCGTAACACCACCTGGACCATGACCCGTGACACATCTCTGGGTCTGAACTTCGCTGGTGTGAACTATTATGATGGTCAGGGCTTCATGGTTCGTGAATCTCTGGGGATCACTTCTGCTCTGGAACTTGATGGCGCTTCTGTTTGCACCAACACCGGCACCACCACCGAGCTGAACGTCACCGACTATTTCCGCTCTCATGACATGCAGCTCGAACTGGTTCAGTTCGAAAAGTCTGACGAAGTTGTTCAGGCTTATGACAGCGGTCGTTGCGACGTTTACACCACTGACGCTTCCGGTCTCTATGCACAGCGTCTGAAACTCACCAACCCTGACGAACATATTGTTCTGCCAGAAATCATTTCCAAAGAGCCTCTCGGCCCAGTTGTCCGTCAGGGCGACGACGAATGGTTCAACATTGTGAAATGGTCTCTGTTCGCCATGATCAACGCTGAAGAACTCGGTGTTTCTTCTGCAAATGTTGATGAAATGAAAGAAAGCAAAAACCCTGCAATCCGTCGTCTTGTCGGCGTTGAAGGTGCTTTCGGCGAGAATATCGGCCTGTCCAACGACTGGGCTTACAACATTATCAAGCAGGTTGGTAACTACGCTGAAATCTTCGATAACAACGTAGGTCCGGATACTCCGCTGAAAATTTCCCGCGGCGTAAACGCCCTGTGGTCAAACGGTGGCTTCCAGTACGCACCGCCTATCCGCTAA
- a CDS encoding carboxymuconolactone decarboxylase family protein produces the protein MASDYKQMMKDVSSQVAVLKKDQPDTIAGFYAMAGGATKNGALDEKTKELITLAIAVALRCEPCMAFHTAALVRLGVTKEELEETLGCAIYMGGGPALMYSAHAMEAFEQLSKKD, from the coding sequence ATGGCTTCCGATTACAAACAAATGATGAAAGACGTTTCTTCGCAAGTGGCAGTTCTGAAAAAGGACCAGCCTGACACCATCGCTGGCTTTTATGCCATGGCTGGTGGAGCGACCAAAAATGGCGCGCTTGACGAAAAAACAAAAGAGCTGATCACATTGGCAATCGCAGTTGCCTTGCGCTGTGAGCCTTGCATGGCTTTCCATACAGCGGCTTTGGTTCGCCTTGGCGTAACCAAAGAAGAGCTTGAAGAAACACTCGGTTGCGCCATTTACATGGGCGGCGGCCCTGCTCTGATGTATTCAGCCCATGCTATGGAAGCATTTGAACAGCTTTCCAAAAAGGATTGA
- a CDS encoding amino acid ABC transporter permease: MSQKPFSFVRKEMLDERSAPISSQGPLYWMHQNLLSSIPNALLTLFGIFVIYQILSAIIPFALINAVWEGSDREACIANGAAHGACWAYVKAYFPQFVYGRYPDDQIWRVNIVFIVGALGLIPALIPSIPFKRANVLFMLLVFPVMTFILLTGGNLSFEDHILGFIIGFAIILGLGALITYATQGKMKPVLLTLSAIGVGIAIIYAIMSIDFGLEPVETANWGGFLVTLVIAITGIVASLPLGIVLALGRRSKMPVIRLVSIIFIEFWRGVPLITVLFMSSVVLPLFLPEGVNFDKLLRALIGVALFSAAYMAEVVRGGLQAIPKGQYEGADALGLTFWQSTGLIIMPQALKLVIPGIVNTFIGLFKDTTLVLIIGLFDLLGQVQSSFTDPTWSTPVTSHTGYLFAAMTFWIFCFGMSRYSIFMENRLHTGHKR; this comes from the coding sequence ATGTCACAAAAACCTTTCTCCTTTGTCCGTAAGGAAATGCTCGATGAGCGATCAGCCCCGATTTCATCGCAAGGGCCGCTCTACTGGATGCATCAGAATCTCCTATCCTCGATTCCCAACGCCTTATTGACGCTGTTCGGTATCTTCGTGATTTATCAGATCCTGAGCGCAATCATTCCCTTCGCCCTCATCAATGCAGTTTGGGAAGGCTCCGATCGCGAAGCCTGCATCGCCAATGGCGCTGCTCATGGTGCCTGCTGGGCCTATGTAAAGGCCTATTTTCCGCAGTTCGTCTATGGACGCTATCCTGACGACCAAATCTGGCGCGTCAATATTGTCTTCATCGTCGGTGCATTAGGTCTCATTCCAGCACTTATCCCGTCTATTCCCTTCAAGCGGGCCAATGTTCTGTTCATGCTGCTGGTATTCCCGGTCATGACATTCATCCTGCTGACGGGTGGCAATCTGTCCTTTGAAGATCACATTCTGGGCTTCATAATCGGCTTTGCGATTATTCTGGGATTGGGTGCATTGATCACCTATGCCACGCAAGGCAAGATGAAACCGGTGCTTCTAACCCTTTCAGCCATTGGCGTCGGCATTGCCATTATCTATGCAATCATGTCCATCGATTTTGGACTGGAACCTGTAGAAACGGCAAACTGGGGTGGCTTTCTTGTTACCCTCGTTATCGCGATCACCGGCATTGTGGCGTCCCTGCCTTTGGGGATCGTGCTGGCTCTTGGACGTCGATCCAAAATGCCAGTTATACGCTTGGTCTCGATTATCTTTATCGAGTTTTGGCGCGGCGTGCCGCTCATTACCGTGCTCTTCATGTCTTCGGTCGTGCTTCCGTTGTTCCTGCCCGAAGGCGTCAATTTCGACAAGTTGTTGCGCGCGTTGATCGGTGTTGCCCTTTTCTCTGCGGCCTATATGGCGGAGGTTGTTCGAGGCGGCTTGCAAGCCATCCCCAAAGGACAGTATGAAGGGGCCGACGCACTCGGTCTGACATTCTGGCAGTCTACCGGTTTGATTATCATGCCGCAGGCTCTCAAACTCGTCATTCCAGGCATCGTCAACACATTCATCGGGCTATTCAAGGATACAACACTGGTTTTGATCATTGGTCTGTTCGATCTTTTGGGGCAGGTACAATCCTCCTTCACAGATCCTACCTGGTCGACCCCTGTTACATCACATACGGGCTATCTCTTTGCAGCTATGACATTTTGGATCTTCTGCTTTGGTATGTCCCGTTATTCAATTTTCATGGAAAACCGGCTGCACACCGGTCATAAACGATAA
- the metC gene encoding cystathionine beta-lyase, whose product MAKNEKCTKNYHTDTRLVTTGRNPEENGGFVNPPVIHGSTVIFKSTEELYSGKAKYSYGRRGTPTTNALRDALTDLEGAAGTVLVPSGLAACSLALLAACKSGDHVLITDSAYEPTRHFADTVLIPMGVEVDYYDPLIGADIETLFKDNTSAVFTEAPGSQTFEMQDIPAIVKAAHARNILVLLDNTWASPLYFDSMAHGVDMTIQAGTKYIVGHSDVMLGAVSANEKVWPRLEAVHGAMGYHVGPNDVYLALRGLRTMGVRLRQHQESALEIAKWLEARPEVDRVLYPALESDPGHAIWKRDFKGACGLLGVVLKDCTQKQAFAFIDALELFGLGFSWGGFESLITYVDPRSYRTATSWDEPGKLIRLHVGLEDVADLKEDLEKGFAALKI is encoded by the coding sequence ATGGCTAAAAACGAAAAATGCACAAAAAACTATCACACTGACACAAGATTAGTCACTACTGGACGAAACCCGGAAGAGAATGGTGGTTTTGTAAATCCACCCGTGATTCATGGATCAACCGTGATCTTTAAGTCTACAGAAGAACTCTACTCTGGCAAGGCTAAGTATTCTTACGGGCGCCGTGGGACCCCTACGACCAATGCATTGCGTGATGCTTTAACGGATCTAGAAGGTGCCGCAGGGACTGTTCTGGTGCCGTCCGGGTTGGCAGCCTGTTCGCTGGCCTTGCTCGCTGCCTGTAAGAGTGGTGATCATGTCTTGATTACCGATAGCGCCTACGAGCCGACACGGCATTTTGCTGACACGGTGCTTATCCCCATGGGCGTGGAGGTTGATTACTATGACCCTCTGATCGGCGCAGACATCGAGACGCTCTTCAAGGACAACACCAGTGCGGTATTTACTGAAGCGCCCGGTTCCCAGACTTTCGAGATGCAGGATATTCCTGCGATCGTGAAAGCAGCTCATGCCCGGAATATTCTGGTCCTGCTCGACAACACCTGGGCTTCGCCGCTCTATTTCGACAGCATGGCGCATGGCGTTGACATGACCATTCAGGCGGGAACGAAATATATTGTCGGTCACTCTGATGTCATGCTGGGTGCGGTCTCTGCCAATGAAAAAGTATGGCCACGTCTGGAAGCCGTGCATGGGGCCATGGGATATCATGTGGGGCCGAATGACGTTTATCTCGCCTTGCGTGGCCTAAGGACAATGGGGGTGCGTTTGAGGCAGCATCAGGAGAGTGCTCTTGAGATTGCCAAGTGGCTTGAGGCTCGTCCTGAAGTGGATCGCGTTCTTTATCCGGCGCTCGAAAGCGATCCGGGACATGCCATTTGGAAACGGGACTTCAAGGGCGCTTGCGGGCTTCTGGGCGTTGTGCTCAAGGACTGCACGCAAAAGCAGGCCTTTGCTTTCATTGATGCGTTGGAGCTGTTCGGGCTCGGCTTCAGTTGGGGTGGTTTCGAGAGCCTCATCACCTATGTTGATCCGCGTAGCTACCGCACAGCAACCTCATGGGACGAGCCAGGAAAATTGATCCGACTGCATGTCGGGCTGGAAGATGTTGCTGATTTGAAAGAGGATCTGGAAAAGGGGTTTGCAGCTCTCAAGATCTAA
- a CDS encoding outer membrane beta-barrel protein yields MKRVIISSAVVLMAATGASMAADLPQSDPYIAPPAPSEVMTGNPWEGAYAGVALGGIWSDTDSNGGSSSVDGDGVTLGGYAGYNMVHDHVVFGPELLANYNSIDDKSATTRFESNWDAELRARAGYDMGFFMPYAAVGVGFQDAELTNLATDANDDNVHIFVGLTGGVEAMVAENVSMRAEAGYRWSDDKTYNIGGASTKTDIDGAVAKVGLSYHF; encoded by the coding sequence ATGAAAAGAGTAATTATTTCAAGTGCGGTTGTTTTGATGGCTGCGACCGGAGCTAGCATGGCTGCGGATTTGCCTCAATCTGATCCCTATATTGCGCCCCCGGCTCCATCAGAAGTCATGACGGGCAATCCTTGGGAAGGTGCCTATGCCGGTGTTGCGCTTGGCGGCATCTGGAGTGATACTGACTCCAATGGCGGCTCCTCTTCTGTGGATGGCGATGGTGTAACGTTGGGCGGCTATGCTGGCTACAACATGGTTCATGATCACGTCGTGTTCGGCCCTGAACTGCTCGCCAACTACAATTCCATCGACGATAAAAGCGCAACCACTCGCTTTGAAAGCAACTGGGACGCCGAATTGCGCGCCCGTGCGGGCTATGACATGGGCTTCTTTATGCCTTATGCAGCCGTTGGCGTTGGTTTCCAGGATGCAGAACTCACCAACCTTGCAACTGATGCAAATGACGACAATGTTCACATATTTGTCGGTCTGACTGGTGGTGTTGAAGCAATGGTTGCTGAAAATGTTTCCATGCGTGCAGAAGCCGGCTATCGCTGGTCTGACGACAAGACCTACAATATCGGTGGAGCCAGCACGAAGACAGATATTGATGGTGCAGTGGCCAAAGTTGGCCTCTCCTATCATTTCTAA
- the sseA gene encoding 3-mercaptopyruvate sulfurtransferase, producing MAERTKWLVDTEWLEAHLDSPDVVILDGSWYLPQLERDPKAEFKLAHIPGALFFDIDEIADLSTDLPHMLPSAELFSAELSKMGISDGQTLVVYDGLGLSSAPRLWWTFRVMGVKDVYILDGGLPKWKAEERTVTDEIRTRAPGRFNAQLDHDAVRDFDDMLKAIKDDGVEIVDARSEERWRGIAPEPRPHLSSGRMPGSKNVPFNGLVDDNGQLKDVTSLKESFIEAGVDLSKPIITSCGSGATAAILFLALDTMGQKNLSLYDGSWTEWASKDDSVIEKD from the coding sequence ATGGCTGAGCGGACAAAGTGGTTGGTGGATACAGAATGGCTGGAAGCGCATTTGGATAGCCCTGATGTTGTTATACTGGATGGCTCCTGGTATCTGCCTCAGCTAGAACGCGATCCCAAGGCTGAATTCAAGCTTGCACATATTCCGGGTGCGCTGTTTTTTGATATCGACGAGATTGCAGACTTGTCTACGGATTTGCCACATATGCTGCCCAGTGCCGAGCTGTTCAGTGCCGAACTTTCCAAAATGGGAATCAGCGATGGTCAAACCCTGGTGGTTTATGACGGTTTGGGGCTCAGTTCCGCACCGCGTCTTTGGTGGACCTTTCGCGTTATGGGCGTCAAAGACGTCTATATTCTTGACGGTGGCTTGCCAAAGTGGAAGGCTGAGGAAAGAACCGTTACGGATGAGATTCGAACCCGTGCGCCAGGGCGTTTCAATGCGCAATTGGATCATGATGCCGTGCGCGATTTCGATGACATGCTAAAGGCGATCAAGGATGATGGCGTGGAAATTGTTGACGCGCGCTCAGAAGAACGTTGGCGCGGGATTGCTCCAGAGCCCCGCCCTCACCTTTCCTCCGGCCGCATGCCCGGCTCGAAGAATGTGCCTTTCAATGGCCTTGTCGATGATAATGGGCAATTGAAGGATGTCACGTCTCTGAAAGAGAGTTTTATTGAAGCTGGCGTTGATCTGTCAAAACCCATCATCACGTCATGTGGTTCAGGGGCGACGGCTGCGATCCTTTTTCTGGCGCTCGACACAATGGGGCAGAAAAATCTTTCACTTTATGACGGTTCTTGGACTGAATGGGCATCAAAAGACGATAGCGTAATCGAAAAAGATTAG
- a CDS encoding amino acid ABC transporter permease, which produces MAAKPQQTAERNSAKGSIFNDPKVRGVIYQLLLVAGLVYFFWSIVQNASHNLEKQNIASGFGFLGNTAGFLPNQTLIDLSATSTYGQALLAGLLNTLLIAVIGIFLATIVGFVMGVARLSNNWVISKLATMYIEIVRNIPLLLQLFFWYFAVLRSLPHPKQSTSIFDTFFLNNRGFFMPRPVFEDGSGNILIALVVAIVASIGLSIWAKRRQMATGQRFPAFLTSLGLIIILPLLAYLVSGMPISYDYAQLKGFNFKGGMKVIPEFVGLLLALTIYTGAFIAEIVRAGILAVNHGQTEAAHALGLRNGPTLRLVIIPQAMRVIIPPLTSQYLNLTKNSSLAVAIAYPDIVSVGGTVLNQTGQAIEVIAVWMIVYLSISLLTSILMNWYNRSIALVER; this is translated from the coding sequence ATGGCTGCTAAACCTCAACAGACCGCCGAGCGAAACTCCGCCAAAGGATCGATATTCAACGATCCGAAGGTGAGGGGCGTTATTTATCAGCTCTTGCTGGTCGCCGGGCTCGTATATTTTTTCTGGAGCATCGTTCAAAATGCCTCCCATAACCTGGAAAAACAAAATATTGCTTCCGGGTTCGGTTTTCTGGGAAACACCGCTGGCTTTTTGCCGAACCAGACCCTAATTGACCTTTCCGCAACATCTACCTATGGGCAAGCACTGCTCGCAGGTCTCTTGAATACGCTTTTGATCGCTGTAATCGGCATTTTCCTTGCCACGATCGTCGGCTTCGTCATGGGGGTGGCAAGGCTTTCCAACAACTGGGTCATTTCAAAACTCGCTACGATGTATATTGAAATCGTACGCAACATTCCATTGTTGCTACAGCTTTTCTTCTGGTACTTCGCAGTTTTGCGCTCGCTGCCGCACCCCAAGCAGTCGACATCGATATTTGATACATTCTTCCTCAACAACCGTGGGTTCTTCATGCCACGCCCCGTTTTTGAAGATGGATCAGGCAATATTTTAATCGCGCTTGTTGTCGCAATTGTCGCCAGCATCGGCCTGAGCATTTGGGCAAAACGCCGCCAGATGGCAACCGGTCAACGGTTCCCCGCCTTTCTGACCAGTCTGGGGCTGATTATCATTCTGCCACTTCTGGCCTATCTGGTCTCCGGCATGCCCATCAGCTATGATTATGCCCAGCTCAAGGGGTTCAACTTCAAGGGTGGCATGAAGGTCATTCCCGAGTTTGTTGGCTTGCTGCTGGCTTTGACAATCTATACCGGTGCCTTCATTGCCGAGATTGTTCGCGCGGGTATCCTTGCTGTGAACCATGGCCAAACCGAAGCGGCTCACGCCTTGGGTTTGCGCAACGGACCGACCTTGCGCCTGGTCATCATTCCTCAGGCCATGCGGGTCATCATTCCGCCACTCACCAGCCAATATCTAAACTTGACGAAGAACTCCTCTCTGGCCGTTGCCATCGCTTATCCCGATATCGTTTCGGTAGGCGGCACGGTGCTCAACCAGACAGGGCAGGCGATCGAAGTTATTGCCGTCTGGATGATCGTCTATCTCAGTATCTCGCTGTTAACATCGATCCTGATGAACTGGTACAACCGGTCCATTGCGTTGGTAGAGAGATAG
- a CDS encoding lipid-A-disaccharide synthase N-terminal domain-containing protein — protein MHSTLWNDIQVWLNTVFVAQWDVWLVLGFVAQAMFTMRFVVQWIASERAGKSIMPVAFWFFSIGGGALLFIYALKRADPVFIVGQGAGLLIYLRNVWLIFKEHKAKKLMENTPVE, from the coding sequence ATGCACTCAACTTTATGGAATGACATTCAAGTCTGGCTCAATACTGTTTTTGTCGCGCAGTGGGACGTCTGGCTGGTCCTTGGTTTTGTGGCTCAGGCCATGTTTACGATGCGCTTTGTGGTCCAGTGGATTGCCAGTGAGCGCGCCGGCAAGTCCATCATGCCCGTCGCTTTCTGGTTTTTTTCCATCGGCGGCGGCGCTCTGTTGTTCATCTATGCGCTCAAACGGGCCGATCCGGTATTTATTGTGGGGCAGGGGGCTGGCCTGCTGATCTATCTTCGCAATGTTTGGCTGATCTTCAAGGAACACAAAGCCAAGAAGTTGATGGAAAATACGCCCGTCGAATAG
- a CDS encoding alanyl-tRNA editing protein yields MTKDLFRDDSYLSSCDAKVVDIREDGTIVLDQTVFYPMGGGQPGDAGTLTATDGTKIDIATTLKDKESSYILHVPAEGQSHSLSVGDAVSCEINWDLRYKYMRFHTALHLLSVAVPYPVTGGQVGEKEARLDFKLPDPDFTKESLTETLMELINQDHAVSTRWITDEELDAQPNLVKTMSVQPPRGSGKVRLVAIGDVDLQPCGGSHVKKTSEIGAVVVSKIENKGKQNRRIRIKFAD; encoded by the coding sequence GTGACTAAAGATCTGTTTCGTGATGACTCTTATCTGAGCAGTTGTGACGCCAAGGTTGTTGATATCAGGGAAGATGGAACCATCGTTCTGGATCAAACCGTATTCTACCCCATGGGTGGCGGGCAGCCGGGCGATGCGGGTACTCTTACCGCTACCGACGGCACGAAGATCGATATTGCAACGACGCTTAAAGACAAGGAAAGCTCTTATATTCTTCATGTTCCTGCCGAAGGCCAGAGCCATTCACTGTCTGTGGGTGACGCTGTGAGTTGCGAAATCAACTGGGATCTGCGCTATAAATATATGCGCTTCCACACGGCCCTGCATCTACTGTCTGTCGCGGTTCCCTACCCTGTGACTGGTGGTCAGGTAGGAGAAAAGGAAGCGCGCCTCGATTTCAAGCTGCCCGACCCCGATTTTACAAAAGAATCGCTTACCGAAACACTGATGGAACTTATCAACCAGGATCACGCAGTCTCGACCAGATGGATCACGGATGAAGAGCTTGATGCTCAGCCTAATCTCGTAAAGACCATGTCTGTTCAGCCGCCGCGCGGGTCTGGCAAAGTGAGGTTGGTCGCTATTGGTGATGTGGATTTGCAGCCCTGTGGTGGGTCGCATGTCAAGAAAACGTCCGAGATTGGTGCGGTTGTTGTGTCCAAGATTGAAAATAAGGGCAAACAGAATCGCAGAATCCGAATCAAATTTGCTGACTGA
- a CDS encoding amino acid ABC transporter ATP-binding protein, translating into MSDNAVEASPAEVKQMQISETDVAIEIDGMNKWYGDFHVLRDINLKVMRGERIVIAGPSGSGKSTMIRCINRLEEHQEGKILVDGIELTNDLKKIDEIRREVGMVFQHFNLFPHLTILENLTLAPIWVRNMPKKEAEEIAMHYLERVKIPEQALKYPGQLSGGQQQRVAIARSLCMNPRIMLFDEPTSALDPEMIKEVLDVMVSLAEEGMTMLCVTHEMGFARQVANRVIFMDAGQIVEQNEPEEFFTNPQHERTKLFLSQILH; encoded by the coding sequence ATGAGTGACAACGCAGTCGAAGCGTCTCCGGCCGAAGTCAAACAAATGCAAATCTCCGAGACCGATGTTGCCATCGAAATCGATGGTATGAACAAATGGTACGGTGACTTCCATGTACTAAGAGACATCAACCTAAAAGTCATGCGTGGCGAACGCATTGTTATCGCCGGCCCGTCCGGGTCTGGTAAATCCACGATGATCCGCTGCATCAACCGCCTTGAAGAACATCAGGAAGGAAAAATCCTGGTGGATGGCATTGAGCTAACCAACGACTTGAAAAAGATCGATGAAATCCGTCGGGAAGTGGGCATGGTATTCCAGCACTTCAACCTTTTCCCGCATCTGACGATCTTGGAAAACCTTACTCTGGCTCCAATCTGGGTGCGCAACATGCCCAAAAAAGAAGCCGAAGAGATCGCCATGCACTATCTGGAACGCGTCAAGATTCCGGAACAGGCCCTGAAATATCCCGGACAACTTTCCGGTGGTCAGCAGCAGCGTGTGGCAATCGCCCGTTCGCTTTGCATGAACCCGCGCATCATGCTGTTCGATGAGCCGACATCCGCCCTTGACCCTGAGATGATCAAGGAAGTGCTCGATGTTATGGTTTCTCTGGCTGAAGAAGGCATGACCATGCTCTGTGTAACCCACGAAATGGGTTTTGCACGGCAGGTCGCCAACCGTGTGATTTTCATGGATGCAGGCCAGATCGTGGAACAGAACGAGCCTGAGGAATTCTTCACCAATCCTCAGCATGAACGCACCAAGCTGTTCCTTAGCCAGATCCTTCACTAG
- a CDS encoding iron-containing alcohol dehydrogenase — translation MLTLTSPLEMQFPSVIRFGEGTIVTLADWIKQKGYKAPFVVADAVNVARLDLLGLENVTCFGDVVPEPDIANMEKAVEAAAGCDVVIGFGGGSAMDLAKLVAVLVWQDVKFDEISGPHRALPRKVGLVQIPTTAGTGSEVGTRALVTNPETMSKVATESVHMLADLAIVDPTMTMTVPAMVTAATGVDAMAHCVEAFTSKRSHPIIDSYALQGIELVGKYLKRAVEDGSDAEARTGLALAAFYGGVCLGPVNTTSGHAISYPLGTRYKLAHGIANALIFPHTLAANTPAVPEKTAKVCEALGFTGTTTEEVLAGARSFCEALGLDMRLRAHGVPEEDLASMAKEAHDIRRLLDWNPVDLSVADVEAIYRQAY, via the coding sequence ATGCTAACCCTTACATCTCCACTAGAAATGCAGTTTCCATCTGTCATCAGGTTTGGCGAAGGGACCATTGTTACCCTTGCTGACTGGATCAAGCAGAAGGGATATAAGGCTCCTTTTGTTGTCGCTGATGCTGTTAATGTTGCGCGTCTTGATCTTCTTGGGCTGGAAAATGTTACCTGTTTTGGTGATGTTGTGCCGGAGCCTGATATTGCCAATATGGAAAAGGCCGTTGAGGCCGCCGCCGGTTGCGATGTCGTTATCGGATTTGGTGGTGGATCCGCCATGGATCTTGCCAAGCTTGTAGCTGTTCTGGTTTGGCAGGATGTCAAGTTCGACGAGATTTCAGGGCCTCACCGTGCCCTTCCCCGCAAGGTTGGCCTTGTTCAGATTCCGACTACTGCCGGGACAGGCTCTGAAGTTGGTACGCGCGCTTTGGTGACCAATCCGGAAACTATGAGCAAAGTTGCAACGGAAAGTGTTCATATGCTGGCTGATCTGGCCATTGTAGATCCGACCATGACCATGACGGTTCCTGCCATGGTGACTGCGGCAACCGGTGTTGACGCCATGGCCCATTGCGTTGAGGCTTTCACGTCCAAACGCTCCCATCCCATCATCGATAGCTATGCTCTGCAGGGTATTGAACTTGTTGGTAAATATCTCAAACGTGCGGTCGAGGATGGTTCCGACGCTGAAGCACGTACTGGTCTGGCTCTGGCAGCCTTTTATGGTGGGGTTTGTCTTGGCCCGGTCAACACAACTTCGGGGCATGCCATTTCCTACCCATTGGGAACTCGCTACAAGCTGGCACATGGCATCGCAAATGCGCTGATCTTCCCTCACACGCTTGCTGCCAACACTCCAGCTGTACCGGAGAAAACTGCGAAGGTTTGCGAGGCTTTGGGCTTTACTGGCACCACGACAGAGGAAGTACTGGCGGGGGCTCGTTCATTCTGCGAAGCGCTTGGTCTCGATATGCGTCTGCGTGCACATGGCGTGCCTGAGGAAGATCTCGCTTCCATGGCGAAAGAAGCACACGATATTCGCCGTCTGCTCGACTGGAACCCTGTTGATCTGTCTGTTGCTGATGTCGAGGCGATCTATCGTCAGGCCTACTAA